The DNA region aataaaaaatttaaaaaaaccaaagtCTTATCACATTTTGcccctaagtttaaaaatctatcattttttctcagcctaaggtttgaaaaatgaatattttcctCCTAGATTTTGTAGTTTTCCCTTGTTGTTGTTCTTCCAATAACTGAAGCTGACCAACCTCCATACCAGCACTCCTCCCTCTCCCAGACAATGATGAATAGTCAGCTAATAAGAGATAGGCCACACAAATCTGTTTCGTCTTTGCATCAACAAATCTTCAGTTTACCTCTAGTTTGTTGATAATTCATCATCgtttaagagagagagaggagcaCCAGTATAGAGGTTGACTAGCTTCAGTCATCGGAGGAGAAATAACAAGGAAAAACTACAAACTCTAGAGGGAAATGTTCATTgttcaaaccttaggtgaggaaaaatgatagtttttaaaTCAAggagaaaaaatgtgataaaatattagttttttaaaatttttattaaataacggttttacctctaactttaattaagatttttaacagaaattaactattgatgaatatttaaatttttaaaaattaacaaatgcaACTTTAAGATTACATCAAACtgtgggtgggaacaagtcctttggcctttcattttttccttccttGGTATCTAACGACATGTGTCTATCTCCATCTCCCATTACAAAGTTAGAagggaaaacaaacaaatagaATGCATCTTTCTTAGTTCAATATGAGAGATTAAAAATCACTTTTGGTTTGTGGTACATCCAATATTTTTGCCTTAATTAGTTTCCACATTTCTATCATTTGCCAAtcaattagtaaaaaattatcattaaaccTTGCTTAAGCAAATAAAATGCTCTTATTCAGTGTAATTGATTTTAACCCAATAtaacaatttgatttaaacaaaatttttcattaccGAAAATGAAAATGCTACAATATTGAGAAGTTGAAAGGATAAAATgcaataacataaataattttttacgtGGAAAAAAATCATGTATATTTTTACAAAAGTGAAGCAAAGTTATAACCTTTAGGTTAACAAAAATCCTTAATTAAGTATACTTTTTgatagggctagattcgaaccgagcaaagctcgagcttgagctcgactcaGTTCATATATAGCTAGCTCGAGTTTGGGCTCGAGCTCGACCGAGCTCGACTAAGACCGGCTAGTTTCGGGCTCGAATTCGGTTTGActtgtttttcgttatcaaaacaatattgttttaatatatattgatcaaaacgacgtcgttttgtattaaaaattttaatttaaaaatatgacgagtaacttgagctcgagctcaagctcgactgAGTTCGGCTAAGgttggctcgtttcgggcttgaccaagctgagctcgagctcgagctggctcgactCGAATCTAGCCCGATTCTTTGAacttgtttgttttgtttatcaATATAACAActcttattaattattatcattaatccTAGATcaactttaaatttatctaaattgaATGCCCTAATTGTAAGTTATgggttttattcttttaatgaatttgaGTAACTTTCATATAGCAAAGTCTCTATTAATAATTTTCGTTGGATTTCTCTTTAATCTTTAAGAATAACCTTTTATGTTATACGTACACCATCTAACTCaaaacattatctatttttcACAGACGGCTAATCCAAATTCTCATAAAGTTAATGtattttatatcaaacaatcaaccatttataattaaatcttatttaAAAAGTCTCACAATAAAGTCCTAGCTTATTTTCACACGAAAAActgtatacaaaattttatttcttatttaaaatataactttagtaatttaaaagatgaaaaaagaaattatcaataaaCACATCCGTATAATCATGATATCCATAAATGTATATCATtaagtaaagaaagaaaaaatgcataaatcactcgttatttatgaattcattgcataaaaaaaaaaaaaaatttaattatgagaagtgaattaaaatttttttagaattttagagAATTTTGATTACACCAGTTTGGATTACTTTATCCATTGACATGGAATGGAagtaagaataataataataataataattttttgaattgataatacattttttaatttgagttgagGCATGACTGCCCACTGGAGAACTCTTCTGATTCGTTAGTTCCTTTCTTTGTTGATATGGTGTTACTTTTTACACTTACATTGCATGCGCAGGGGATAAACTGCCATACTCTGGCTATCAGAACCCTTCATAAGTCTTGAACCTGCAATTCCTAATTGTGACAACCTTCAACGTCCAAGTCACAATGGTATACCCATCTACCAAACAAGTTGAAATTAGTTTCTTTTTATGGAAAATATCTGATGAAGAGATTTAGAGAGAAGAGATCATTATATCCTTGTCGTGCACTGACCAATGTTTTAAGGTGAAAAAACTGaagatatagaaaaaaaacCCCTTAGGTTTGGGAGGGGGTAGagaattataactttttaaagttagaaaacttttatatataagtgaaattgttagtttttaaaatttagagagaaaaatataataaattttatattttttaatattattaataaaatgacgattttacttttatctctaataaaaaattttaataataattcgaTCATATGTAAGACTTTAAGTTTTTCAAGTTTATTGAATataactttataaatatatcaaatcttatatgggaataagtcctttggcctacttGCGTATTGAATTTGCCTTTGCTTTGTTTGAGTAGATGTCTTTTAAATGTCACATGCGAGAAAGGTAAAATGGTATGTGTAAAAAATTCTTTCACCTCATGAGGGCCAACCCGACCACGTGATTTTCACTTCATCCTTCATATGCTATGTCCCTCTGAAacacgataatcagaaaattgtcTTTTTGCTCAGGGGAAAAGTTTCAATCGTCCATCTCGTGCCATGCAACCAAATtactcatgattttacaaagtggtccattaaaattacaaaattgtagAGCATAGATCTTCAAATGCCTGCACATACATTTAAATTGAGGGAGGGAATATTAGGTTGCTACTTGCACTTGCCAAAACTTCCCAATCACTAACATTTTGacttaaaacatttttcttgcctacaaatacattttcattttcccatttaaaatatttttttaatattatttatcatattaattaaataatatataattgtgactttcaaacttcaaagtaattaaatattattttaataatttattttttattattagtctgtttaataataaaatattcaaataatttaatgatgTAATAagttatataagaaataatcaGATTAGTATCtccattttaagttttaaaaattttttaaaataattttaacattttagaataattatagcaaataatttttgaaatatttaaggaaaataatatttttgtattatattaaatcaaatacaataattatttgtataaataaattatatcaaatataataataataatttattctcaataaattttataaataatatatttttataataatttttatttttaataataaaaaattatttgagttaaaCACACCATCAAGCGATTAACATATACTCAAGGATTActgtattaaatttttacaacaaaaatatatattttttttcaataatatttatgtaaattaatctattaaaatgttaaaagaaaataatattttaatcttgtaGTATGGAAAATTGGAAACTTATTTTAGAAATTGTTGGAGAAAGTGGTcagagtaaaagaaaaaaattttaaagttttgagagagaaatgtgagttttcaaaatttaaaaactttaaaaagggatgaaatgttagtttttaaaatttagaaaaaaaaaatgtactaaattttatatatttttaatattattagtaaaatgacgattttacctttgtttacaatagaaaattttaatcacaattagttaatatgattagatgattttaaattaaagataaaataatgtctaattatataataatatataaaaatttgtatatatttatatatttaaaatagatatatataatattgtctGAAATGACCAAAATCCCATTCCAGTTCTCACTCAACTATACTTCAAGCCATTTTACGTCAATTGACAACGGGTTGATACTATAAGCAACCAAGACTTACAATTAAACAGTCATCATATTATTGTATTTACCATAATTGGTACCAAGGAGTTCCCTTCTATCCCAAAACAGTAGACTCATCTGGTTAATGATGCATATAACAACAAATGCAACGCAGAATTTACAAACAGGAGACCGTGAACAGTTAACATAAGTCTGCATCACCTGAGTTGGCTTTAAACATCTTTTTAGTCATGATAAACCTGTATGGAAACTAACATGCGAAAATGAAACATAAAACCTTCTAACCACATATTCAGTTGATAATTCCTTTACCACTGTACACACCTTGATCTCAAAGCACCTCTAACATCTATCTGCAAAAAGTAACATCACCCGTCACGGCAATTAAACATTCTCAATAAACCAATAAACAAATTGAATAAAGCAAGAGAAAACCTAAGAGCTAGATTCCTGGCCAGCCTCATCATGGATCTCAGAAGTGGATTTCCCGGAGTCCTCAGGCTTTTCATCTGCCCCAGCGCcattctaattcaaaatccaaaaaggaaattatgaaaatgataTGTCAGGAAAAACGAGAAATTACTCTTAACTTGCcacaattaaacattaaaaaacagAGAATAAATATGAAGATAATTGAAGGAAGAGCATTACAAGTTTTTCCTTATGAGCTTCAATAGCTCTCACATAATCTGCCTTCCTGTTTTTAGCTTTCTCAACATACGGAGCTTTGTCCTAATATAGTATCATTGCCTCATATTAGCATGATTTTTTAGATAACGGACGTAAAAATAGAGTAGTATTTTTAATGAAGAGCACTTGTGTACTAagaaaatagtgaaattaaTATCATACAGCATCAGACATCGACTTCCATTTTTGGCTGCCGGCTTTCCCAACCTACACAATCACACATCTCTGTAATCAATCTCTATCATGAAATGATAGATTTGTGTTTGGTTTCTGCGCAACTGAaggaaattattataaatttgggATTTGAATTCGACCAGTCATTTATTGATATTGAAATTTCTCAAGTAACAAAAGCGAAAGGCTTCTGATCTTGAGTTCTATATTCCCCACCTATTCTCTAAACAATCAAAGTACCAAACAGAacataaataaactaaatttgaatttatccaCCCCTAGTTTctgatattttgattttcaaatctACAAACAAACAGAAATCAACTAAGAAATCAAACACAAAACCAGTAGAGTATCATCTGATTCATAATTCCTTCTATTATCCTTGAGTTTCTCGGGAACAAAACAGAAAGTAAGAGTTACTGAGTTCAGAATCTTACAGATGAAACAGGTGTTTTATCGGGATGATTTTCTTTGAATGACTTTCTGAAGTCCTCCCTGTCATTCAGCACAGCCAAAagtgatttattaaaaaaaaaaaaaaaaaagtgaaaactaaaaaggaaaatcagcGACGATGAATTTACATGAAGATAAAGAAAGCACTGGGAGGACGCTTGGGAGCTTTAGAATCCTTCTTCTTGTTCGCTCTCTCCTTCGTCGTTTTGCTCTCTGCCTTGCGTTTCCTCAAAATCCTTCAACACACAGTATGAACAACAACAGCATAAATTTAAAAGCAGAGCCATagcagaaaaaataattataaataaaatccagCACTAGAAGCATATGAATATTTCAAATCGAACGAGCACATAATTAGAGTGAGTTTACAAAATCGCAGAAAATCAAAAAAGAAGCAGAAAGTAGTCCATGAATTAAAAAAGTCTAAGCagaaataattagataatactGTGATTTCTGATATATACAGAAAAGCAAACACAGCGAAAGTTGATCATCGacataaatttgtaattatagaACAATATAAGAACCAGAAAAGCAAGAACAACAGTCAGAGCTGgaggacaaaaattttgaacacaatGTTTGTAAAGTTAACACAGTATAACTAAGAGCTAAATCGAGACGTTATAGTTTCAGGAAAGCAAAAATAGATCTAAAAGAATACGAAGTagtaagataaaaaaatgtagGCAAAAAAGAGAAGCAGAGGAAACCAAGGTTTACTCTGCATCAGGTTTCTTGTGAGCAATCGCAACAACTCTAGGACCTTTCATGGTTTCTTCTGCAACAGAGGACGGCAAGATGGAACAAATGCAATGCgcttttgatttttgattgaaGAATGGTTCATGGAATATGGTGTATGAAAATGTATATATAGTGTGAGTTACGGATTTGAAAtggaaattaaacaaaaaatgttgAGAAACGAATCGTATTTTTGGCGGGAATGGAAATGCAGGACGTGTTTGTTGTACGGAGTCATGTAATTGAATTCGCTGGCGTTGCGTCGGAAGGAGTTTTGTAACAAAGTcagtaaattattttgaattttgagtaaaataaccatttatattttaataatatttaaattaatactaattataaatacatatgacatttgaaaaaaatgttgcatatcttttttaatttaa from Mangifera indica cultivar Alphonso chromosome 8, CATAS_Mindica_2.1, whole genome shotgun sequence includes:
- the LOC123223656 gene encoding high mobility group B protein 3-like: MKGPRVVAIAHKKPDAEILRKRKAESKTTKERANKKKDSKAPKRPPSAFFIFMEDFRKSFKENHPDKTPVSSVGKAGSQKWKSMSDADKAPYVEKAKNRKADYVRAIEAHKEKLNGAGADEKPEDSGKSTSEIHDEAGQESSS